One Chanodichthys erythropterus isolate Z2021 chromosome 10, ASM2448905v1, whole genome shotgun sequence DNA segment encodes these proteins:
- the map6a gene encoding microtubule-associated protein 6 homolog, translated as MAWPCISRACCMARFWNQLDKADIAVPLVFTKYSDVSEMQHLHLQQPAQKVAIETQPLHNDHDAVTKGPPARDENISGSVMRQDFKHWNVRPEPSCKPKNEYHGPEIPFNNETQYQKDYKAWPIPKRGDHPWIPKPSPTISVGNERIPDRSKHTEMMDTGVEKSQIADKVQEKEILSSGRKKRQAKKVTMASESKADMKLDGQSVGDATTTEGKGRAAVDALNRQIKKEVTSGSSYRNEFKAYTDVKSVKVTRAQSQYKIPDERTALETSYSATYRGYQGNLQPDDNKALERRRIRTLYHEPYRESSKVEKTSLPRSKPKKGTTTSATPGKPLKKSKEKQATSVRGSKKKSSENQPESRAAQGDKEKSKEINNKLAEAKDVISSLLFSDDVFTGMKTGQPVNHMRSQQ; from the exons ATGGCATGgccctgtatctccagagcctgCTGTATGGCTCGGTTCTGGAACCAGCTGGACAAGGCCGACATTGCGGTGCCGTTGGTTTTCACCAAGTACTCGGACGTGTCCGAAATGCAGCATCTTCACCTGCAGCAGCCCGCGCAGAAGGTCGCCATAGAAACGCAGCCGCTTCACAACGACCACGACGCGGTGACCAAAGGACCTCCAGCCCGGGATGAGAACATCAGCGGATCTGTGATGCGCCAGGACTTTAAACACTGGAATGTTCGCCCGGAGCCCAGCTGCAAGCCCAAGAACGAGTATCATGGCCCTGAGATCCCTTTTAACAACGAGACCCAGTATCAGAAGGACTACAAAGCCTGGCCTATCCCAAAGAGGGGAGATCATCCTTGGATCCCCAAGCCCTCTCCGACCATCTCAGTGGGCAATGAGCGCATCCCTGATAGATCCAAACACACAGAGATGATGGACACTGGGGTGGAAAAGAGTCAGATTGCTGACAAGGTGCAAGAGAAGGAGATCCTGTCTAGTGGAAGGAAAAAGAGGCAAGCCAAGAAAGTGACCATGGCTTCTGAAAGCAAAGCTGACATGAAGTTGGATGGGCAGAGCGTAGGGGATGCCACCACTACAGAGGGAAAAGGGAGGGCAGCTGTGGATGCCCTCAACCGGCAGATCAAAAAAGAAGTCACCTCTGGCAGCTCCTACAG GAATGAGTTCAAAGCCTACACAGATGTCAAATCTGTGAAGGTCACCAGGGCCCAGTCTCAGTATAAGATTCCCGATGAGAGAACTGCTCTGGAGACTAGctacagcgccacctacaggggCTACCAGGGCAATCTGCAGCCTGATGACAACAAGGCCCTGGAGAGGAGGAGGATACGCACACTGTACCATGAACCTTATAGAGAGAGCAGTAAG GTAGAGAAAACCAGTCTTCCTCGCTCTAAACCGAAAAAGGGCACCACCACATCTGCCACACCTGGCAAACCGCTGAAGAAGTCCAAGGAGAAGCAGGCGACGTCTGTGCGCGGTTCAAAGAAGAAGAGCTCCGAGAACCAGCCGGAGAGCAGAGCGGCGCAGGGCGACAAGGAGAAAAGTAAAGAGATCAACAACAAACTGGCTGAGGCGAAAGA